Genomic window (Nymphaea colorata isolate Beijing-Zhang1983 chromosome 1, ASM883128v2, whole genome shotgun sequence):
TGAGTGAGTAAGTAAAACAACTTGAGCGCACcaagaagttgaaatcattATGTTTTGGATCCCAATGCATGAAGAGATTATGTAGATCTGACAGCGTCACCTCTAAGGAGAATATTGCGCAGTTCCATGACCACGGTCTTCAaccaaactcgaactcgaactcgaactcgaactcgaactcgaacaCCAACTCAATCTCAAAACgcatctcttcttcttcctttcatccCGGAACGCGTAAATCAAGGCGCATTTTTGCCTTACCAAACGAACCGAAGCGTTCCGTTCACTAAGCTTCGCATAAATTAACTCTTGGAAAAATACAAGCaacattttattgaaaattacgGGTTTAAATCTTCTACTGCATACTGAATGTGGCGAAACTTGAAGAATAAGCCGAGcaagaatattatttttaaaaaaaaaataaaaaaaagggaactaATCACGTGATCCCAGACTTGGAAGCAGAAGGGGAAGCCCCCACAAActtctcctttttcattttattaggattttccaaaatatttttttaagtgaaaggtttctccctttttttttcttttctttggcaTATTAGTTTGTGAGTGCATGTGTATGTAAGGAGAGACAAAGGGAAAGAGGGGGCACATGGGGAGGGGAGGCAAAAGCATGATGCACTCAACTAACCAATTTCACAGCTCATACCTCCATCCCAAATATCAtactattattttttcatgttaaatgaCCGCGTTGCCCCTGTCTAGAGGActcccccctttctctctctatctctaaaTTACGCAACTGTCAATCCAAATTCAGAATTgtttatttggatttggttttcaaTTAGATCCAGATTCTAAATGGAAGTTCGTAATCAAACTCGTAGCTGGAAATTGAAGATGTGAGACTTCAGTAAGTCAGATTCCAATAGATTTAGCAACGAGCTTTTCCAGATAAGTGAGGAGACCGCACCAAAACTAGAAAAGATTGAATCCTTTAGGCTTTTATTTCTAAGTTCATGAAAATACCATATATATCAGCCGCCACAAGTCTCCGTCTCAGTTTTTTTAGAATCGGCCGCGTCGGTCGTAATGGCTGATCCGATGCAAGCCGACACAAGGGATTGATTCAAAGAACAATTAAAAATCTAGAGTCTGCGATTAGTTCATctataaattgaaaaacaaagaattcACCGGTAAGGGCCGAGACAGGCAGATGTGAATCGGTGATGCGAGATGGATCGGAGACGTTCATTTATAAAGTTGTATTGAGCTGGCCCCATTTGTTATGACCGACCAGGCCCATGATTCCTTTTATAAGGATAACCGTGCTATAGGGAGCTAAACTCCATTATATGCATGTGAAGCGGAGCTAATTAACCTGACTTAATCATGCATCCAGCTATCTCGATGGACCTTAAACCAACTTGTCCGTCCACGAGAATGCAGGTTATGGTCGGTCCGCAAGTTGAACGAACCAAGCAGCCAACCCAACTTCCATTCTAATGCATTGCATCGGGTAGATGTGATTAAAAACACACACCGGCTTTGAGCAATGTGCTGGACCAAGTAAGGTATCATCGATTGTCCGCGGCCATTTCATTTCACGAACCTAATTAAACATCTCCTCTTCCACCATTAACAACTGCAATTCAACATTTGAATTTAGATGGAGAGTAATTATAATGGGGTTAGCGATTTAATCTCGTTGGTTCATCTCGAGAATCTCTGAAACTTAGAGGCAAAGGCTCcttaaatccaacatttataTCGTGTCAGATTGGAAGCTGTCCAACCCATCGGAGGATAAATCACGCATCTAAGTCGGTCGGTACTTAACGCGGTTCTCACCGGCCGTCGATTTCGGAAGAATAGTGGCATCTAACGGCGCAGAAGGAGCCACGTCGAGTCACCGGCTTATCCAAACGGAAGACTGGTCGAGGAAGAGGCGGTCCTCTCGATCATTGACTAAGAATGGACGTAGTTTTCAGTCATTTTAGACTCATTTCCTCTTCCCCACAAAGGCAAAGGCGCCATGCCatggccctctctctctctctcgccctccaTTGCCCCCAAAACCATCGGTCACGTCTGCACGTGGTTGCTGATTCTGCCAGTTATTAAACTAACCCTACCTTTCTCTGCAAATACCGTTGGGCTcaatcttcttcctccccaacAGCTGGTGCTAGCTGTCCCTTCCCTCTCCATGTGACCTCTCTCTGATCATATGATATGATATGAGATGAGATGCTCATCTCCTCCTCATAAATCCGATTTTTAGCAGTGGCAGTCACCTACCATCCAGCCGGAGAGCACCAAAAAGGAAagggcaaagaagaagaagaagaaggaggaggatcGTATCATAGTTGTCCGTCCGTCTCTGAGGAGAGCGCATTCGCCAACGCCACCGGCGTTTAATGGCGCAACTCCCGCCCAAGTGCCCTCCCCTGCCGGTGGAACCCAACCACCGTCCTTCCCACGCCAATGCGATGACGGCCTGCTGGGTCGACGAGTTCCTCGACTTCTCCTCCGCCCGGCGAGGCCTCCACCGCCGGACCCTCAGCGACTCCGTCGCCTTCTACGAGGACCCGCCCCCGATCGCGACCGAGAGCTTCGATCGCCTCGACGACCACCAGCTCCTGTCCATGTTCTCCGACGACGCCGCCGGCGCCTCCAACCCCTCATCGCCGTCCGACCACAATAGCGCGAACGAGAACGGAGGCAGCGGCGGAGGGAGCAATGGCGCGGCCCGCGACGCCGACGAGAAGCCGGAGGTGCAGAGTGCGTGCAGGCAGGGCGAGGGGGAGAGCGGTCCGACGCCGGAGGCTGCCGGGGCTGCGTCCAACGGCCCCAGCATCGACCCGAAGCGAGTCAAACGGTACGTCTCGGTGGCCCGAAGCCGGCTAAACGATTCCGATTTTCCGTGAAATGACGAGAATGCACTTGCAGGATATTGGCGAACCGGCAGTCGGCTCAGCGGTCGCGAGTGAGGAAGCTGCAGTACATCTCGGAGCTGGAGAGAAGCGTTACATCTCTACAGGTGAGAGGGTTTTTTTGGCATTTCACTCACGATTCAGGCACAGAGATTCCATGGACACCCGCCAATGGACGTAAACGCCCATGGCGGAAATCCAAATGACGGGATCGTCCTCGGGAATCGGTGATGACGATGGCAGTTGATCCTGAGATCGAAATGCTACCTTATATCCCGACCGTCACCCGTTCGGCAATTTATCCGGTTAACAAAACGCcgttaaaaatagaaaaatatcgCAAAAGAACCGACTACGTCGACATTGTCCTCCGATTCATCCAACGCTTGTGTTTTTACGCGTTTTCATCCTTCGAACTCTTGATCCTTTTCGCAAGactgaaagagagaaaaggccCAAAGAAAAGGCAGATCAGTAAATCACGTTAAACTGTTTCCCACTGTCTCCACGGCCCAAATGGAGACGGTGgtccattctttttcttcgtATATATGTAcacctttctcttctttttcttttccattgggTCCCATGTAAATAAATTCCTGCCTTACTTCAAAAGTCTAGAAAATTACCAACTGTAAAGCTATGGATCCATAGGGTAGTTAGTTATCTAGTGGTTATTTCTTTTCTCACTTTATCATTTCTAATACTTTCAttccttcatttatttattctaccttttttttttttcagtcggAGGTATCGGCATTGTCCCCCAGGGTGGCGTTTTTAGACCACCAGCGGCTTGTTCTCAACGTGGACAACAGCGCCCTCAAGCAACGGATAGCTGTTCTCGCTCAAGACAAGCTCTTTAAGGATGGTAATTAACTCTTTCGATCAACTTTCTACCTACTTTTCCTTAATCATCAAGTCTAGATCGCTATGAACTCGAGAATTCAGAAGTTGAGAAATAAAATGTACACCAAAATGCTGGATTGAACGTTTCTAGGCGTACTTAGAATACGAAATATTATTCTGCTATATGGCGAAGTCATGTTGGTCACGTTTAATACGACGTAACTTTCGGATAGAAAATTGGGTTCACGTTGCAGAACAGCAGAGGGTAAGAAAAATCTTTGCAGCTGTGCCTTTCGGTCATGAAAGCTGTGACCACAGGTCACAAGGCAACACGCGATGAACGACCAACTTCacgaattttcaaaattttttgttagtAATACATGTGGTTAATTTTCATGAGTTCTCTCCGGTGATCCCGTTTTGATGGTGTTTGATTCATAAAATTGCCACATTGTctattacaatatatatattatacacacacacgcctCTGACTCTAACCTCTCGCACCATGATTTATGCAGCACACCAAGAGGCGCTAAAGAAGGAGATAGAGAGATTAAGGATGGTGTATCATCAGCAAAACTTGAAGAAGAGCAACACGCATTCTGATAATAACCCTACTCAGGATATTGAATTGCTGTAACTGATGCCCCAGCCATCAtcacaagg
Coding sequences:
- the LOC116247960 gene encoding basic leucine zipper 61-like, with translation MAQLPPKCPPLPVEPNHRPSHANAMTACWVDEFLDFSSARRGLHRRTLSDSVAFYEDPPPIATESFDRLDDHQLLSMFSDDAAGASNPSSPSDHNSANENGGSGGGSNGAARDADEKPEVQSACRQGEGESGPTPEAAGAASNGPSIDPKRVKRILANRQSAQRSRVRKLQYISELERSVTSLQSEVSALSPRVAFLDHQRLVLNVDNSALKQRIAVLAQDKLFKDAHQEALKKEIERLRMVYHQQNLKKSNTHSDNNPTQDIELL